From Carettochelys insculpta isolate YL-2023 unplaced genomic scaffold, ASM3395843v1 scaffold_0066, whole genome shotgun sequence:
tggagctgctgcaggtgagagggcgctggacgtgcccagggccctattaaggaggggactgaggtgcctgaagctccaggcccagaacaattcagacagaattttttcgAGAGACgttttgaagcatatgctccaaaatctgtgttagtctgtaaggggccaccaagtcctggtgcctttggcctggtgcacctatgacacaggcctcacagtcttcaaaaagcttttcccgGAGGCAGTGCTTGAGGACAGTGTCGTGAGCGGGTGTGGCATAAACAACAACGCGTACAATCGAACGCAGACCTTTTTTACGCTGATGACATGGGACTGGCTCAGCCAGTTCCATACCAAGCCTCCTTCTAAATTCCTCGTAGCCATCGTCCTTCGCATCatcttcagtggtttgtatcggtgttgagcaaaaccaaggtggatccattTCATCTTCATTCTGACACAACGTCGTCCTGGGGTTTAGGGTCCTCAAGGAAGGCCTTGtcgagctctggagagattcccagaaagaaaataatgtacgatcctgtggtctttttaggtttttacaaaatcccattacACGACCCCCCAACCTCGCTCATTCGTTTCttacctctttggcttcttttccgttctcTTCGTCTGACTCCTTCAACCTGCGGCCGCCTTCCTCCGTAGGGGTGGACAAAgagaggccgtctaccttgtcgggctgcctcgagagcggttgggtttcggggtcgggttccggtgtatccgtcaacaagggttgggccaaagggctcccctcggctACCGCCTCCCCCTCGCAGCTGTCGCGGATGCAGCGCTTTCTCCACGTGCGGCGGAGACCCGTCGGCACGTGAACAACGTCCGAactctggcaggggtggtgaaagtgTCCATCTTCCCGCTCAGCATTTGCACATTTCTGAAACACGCGCTCTTGGAAGAAGATGGCCTCTTTCTGGGGGTAGCGCTGTGCTCCGATTGGTGGAGGGGCGAGTCCTTCGAGGGGTcgcatgacaccctttccttccagtCTCACTTGACCCAGATGTACTCCTACCCCCGAAGGGAACGTCTTCCGGTGACAGGGGGCGGGCCTAAAGGAGTTGGGGaggaacttctggtgacaggaaggaggggcaaaagggttaagggggtgggacttctggtgaaagggatgggcggagctaaaagggctggggtggggcttctGGTGAAAGGGGCGTGGCTAAAAGGAAAAGGGGCGTGGCTAAAGATTGATGGTAGATCCCTTATACTACTAGGACCCATCACCAGGCCTGATAGTTTTGGAGTTTTTTCAATctatcctgccccagacccttgaaggcCCTTCTGAAGGGTTAATCCCAGagccctgggtttaccaggccaacgctctaaccactgacctctCCCTCCTCACCACTGTTCCCCTCCAGCGGCAGAATAAAATGTctatgtgcaccaaagcctgtgtggctgtgcgcctgcaatagaaacacaggcggccagcgctgggtgctctgcaaaccagctgagtggccctgaatctttcctgggcagccgcccaagcgctccggggtggtcatagaactggaagagacctggagagATCCTGGAGCGATTGTAATCCAGGCCCTCTATGGCAGCGCTCTCTGAAACGCTCCCacttccacgtgcagggccaggtgaGCAGGGAGGACTGCAGAGTCTCAGCGCAGGGATGAGAGGATGGTGCCGGGCAGAGAGGTTCAcattcattaggaactggggacgcTTTTGGAGAAGCGGGAGGCTGTACGGGGGGGATGGGCCCCACCTACCCCAAAacggaaccaggctgctggcactgAACAATGAGATGTCGCAGAGCAGTTTTTAAgcgaagggctggggggagctgacgGGTGCAGAGGAGCGTGTGGATTGGACACAGGCATCTCTTACGGGAGGGTCGATAAAAAGGGATTCTCTGTGTTCTGCTCAGGAGGAGAGGGCTGAAGAAGATAAAACGGGTAAAATCAGATGAGAATCAATCGACTGGAAAAGGATCTAATCCATCTGGAAAAGGCAGACAGATCAGAATCACACAATcacagaatccgagggctggaggggacctcaggaggtcgtccagtccagccccctgcctaaagcaggatcaacccccccagaGCGTCCCCtttgggtagttgaaggctgctaccaaatcgctccccagtcttctcttcaggaaactaaataaacccaaatccctcagcttctcctcataggtcatgtgctccagccccttcatccccctccttccccagagggcaaAGAAGCAGGTCTGGGTGTTCAAAGGGACATCAGTGCCTGAGTCCCACTGGGTGGCTCTccagtgggagcacagagctccatggCCAGAAATCCAGTTGGGTCGTGTCCCTTCCCTTGCAAGGGGCGGCCGGGGCATGAGgggcctgccagggctggagagcaggcaggggcaggtgggagacagcgctgcttccccagctcagctcaagcTACTCACGACTCcccccctgtgcctcagtttaccctgaGGGGTTCCGTAGAGGCAAACCCGGCCCATGGggtgcctgtgctggggaaggCAGCTCTTGTTGTCTGTCACAGGCCtcggggagctgaggcaggcgacATTTTGACACACGTTGGCCGCTCAAGGGGAAGTTTCCCCCTCACTTGCTCTGAGGCAGCTtgttggagctgtggggcagcccaaTGGGCTGCAGTAACCCCCATGCTCCTTGGTGTATCTCGAGTATGCTCACGATAGTGGCATGAAGCCCCTCTCGGTGAATTATCCGGACTGCCCAGGTCCCCGGGTTGCTGGGAACGTGTCCTCACTCACCAAGGGAAACCGAGGCGCAGAGTGACAGGGAAGTGAGGGAGAGCAGGCCAGAGCTCAAACCActcgaccccactgccctcccagagctgagaagagaacccaggagtcctggtgcccagccctgcccctgcttcaactgcgagatctccctctgctcctacaATAATCTACCCAtgagatgtcaccctcctttgggagatggaaatagacaccccgcccctcccaaccccgctgcactgcccctcgccccacccccatcctaaagccagcctctgaaccaggcacccatttcacagccccaTACACTGAGCCCTGCACGGCCCTTCCtgcgcagcccagccccctggtcaCTCACTCATGGGCACAGGACACGTGGCAGTGCCGGAAAGCTCCCCGCAGGCAgcggctgggtcccagcccagcccggccccggtGCAGCGCAGGGCGGCGGTGGCAGCGGGACGGGCCGCGCCGTTGTGGCCGCGCCCCCCGGCCCTGGTGCTGTGCGGTGCGGCCCCGGGGAGGCGGCGCTGGGCGCCCCGGGGCTGCACCGGGAACACGTGACGTGCACGTGGCGGGTGTGTAGCAGGTGTGACAGTGTCACACGgacgggcggggcggggaggggcaggacaccgcacacacccgctgcagggccgggccgggcgcgggtgacaacagccctgtcccgccctctgagctcgcgggggggcggggctcaccccCAGGGGACTGTCCCCCCCGTGGGGCTCTCGGGCGGGGCTCAGCTCAGGccgcagtgggtgggggagggggaacagacccagccccaggggaggcgcGCGGGGGGCACTTCTGGGTACCCCGCCCTGCCGGGCGCGTCCGGAGTGCTGGGTTCGCGAGCGGGGCCCCACGTGTGGGTGCAGCTGCCCCCGGCCGGGCcgaatggggaggaggggtgtggtaCGGCCGCGCGCGGCCtctccgggggtgggggcggttctGTGCTGTCTCCTGGGCGCTAAACGCTCCTGCcgggggggcgctgcggggggggcggggtgcggCGCCATCGCCCCGGCCCAGGTGACAGCGACCTCCCCGCGCccggctgctgcctccccccgaGTCCCGCCCCCCTCCGCCGCCTCTGGGGCCTCTGCGAGCTTCGCGGTCCCCCCAGCTCCGGCCCTGGGGGGAGAATCCGGccctggctgggtgtgtgggacCGTAGCTCCCAGCTCCGACTGTCCCTGAAATCAGCCTCTCTAGCCTCAGTCTCTGTGACCTTGGAGGACTCCCATGTCCCCAGCCCCCGACTCAGCTCTGTGACCCTggaagccccttcccctccctccctgcagccccaggggcaggagggggagagagatgagttcctggggctgcaggaggggccctgagaggcagatgtggggctgggcaggggcagaactaACAGAGAGGCTGCTGCGGGGACCCCCCTTTAAattctcctccaccccacctaTTCATGTACCTGACCAGGCAGGTCTTTGCCACCAAAGCTCCTGCTCCAAATTGTCtcttagtctctgaggtgcccaggaCGGTGCCTGTTGTCTTCTAGTCACCAGCACAACCAGGTCCCACAAGGGGCCGGGCGGGAATCGCACACACGGAAATTCCGGCAACGCCGCGGCCGGACAAGCCCCCCACAAGctcccagctgggaaaggaaatgactagaaatcacaggagtcccggagctcccaccccccaaacctgtcctgagcccggccccgcccacagcctgtgtccccacccagagctctcacagccccgcccccaaacctgtcctcagcccggccccgcccacagcctgtgtccccacccagatctctcacagccccgcccccaaacctgtcctagcccggccccgcccacagcctgtgtccccacccagagctctcacagccccgcccctaaACCTGTCCCGAGCCCGGGCTCGCGGCGCCAGCAAAAGGGTCCCTCCGGGGATTGAGCAGCGGCTGAGAAGAAGGCGGACTCTTGTGTGTAATGGCCAATAGCAAGACAGGTTACGGTTTTTTGGCCAATGAGGAAACGGGATTTGCTCGCTCTAGCCAATGGCCGTGAGGATTGCCTGGATTGACCTTCTTGTCACAGAGAGCGGGAACAGAACGGGCGACCAATGGCAGGGAGGACTGAGAAGAACTGGTCAAATTCGGAAGGGGATTGGTTATCCTACTGACCAATGGCGATGGAGGACGCAGGAGGACAGCCAATGGCGGAGCGGAGTGGGGCGGGGCAATCCGAAGGCGCGCGGGACTGGTCTGCAGCCTACGACGCTGGTTGAGGTGAGGCGCTGCCGCAGTCCTGGGGGTGTCGGTTGGGCCCCAGGGCCGAGCccgcgcggggcggggcggggcggggcggggcggggccatTCACCGCCGGAGGCGCTGCTGAGGGACTCGCCGGGCGGGgggtgcgtgggggggggggggctgtggtgaGGAGAGAAAaacgcccctcccccctcccagtgCGGtgcgccccgccctgccctcccccatggCGGCGGAGCCCGAGGCCGGTCTGGTTCccgcctctcccggggggcggggccggggggtttGTTCTCGCACCCGCGCGCGGCCCCCCCGAGAACGTTCCTGGCGGCGCTGGAgcggcgctgcccctcccccccggccggTCCCACCCgcagcgaccccccccccccccccccgctattGCCGCTCTGACCTGACCTAGCCCAGCCCCAGCGGGACcagccgccgccccgccccgccccgccccgccccccccccccacgtgcCCCGGGGGTAGCAGCGACACCAGGTCCGGTCCCAGCTTTCGCCCGGGAGCCGGGGGGTTTCTCCCCCGTCCATCGTTCCCCCTCTGCTCTGTCTGCTGAAAACGTCACTTCCCTTCCCCCGGCGCCGCCCTCACCGcggccctggccccgcccccgcgctCAGCCCGGCCGGCGCAGCCCCTGCGGGAGGCGAGCGGTGGGGGCGGGGTCCGGGGGAGCCGCGCTGGGACTCGCCGGCCGCGTGTACGGCTCCGGCAGCGGAGGGGTTAACCGGGGTCCGGCGGGAACGTCCTGCGACCGCTCCG
This genomic window contains:
- the LOC142006447 gene encoding uncharacterized protein LOC142006447 isoform X1, whose protein sequence is MPVSNPHAPLHPSAPPSPSLKNCSATSHCSVPAAWFRFGKFLPNSFRPAPCHRKTFPSGVGVHLGQVRLEGKGVMRPLEGLAPPPIGAQRYPQKEAIFFQERVFQKCANAEREDGHFHHPCQSSDVVHVPTGLRRTWRKRCIRDSCEGEAVAEGSPLAQPLLTDTPEPDPETQPLSRQPDKVDGLSLSTPTEEGGRRLKESDEENGKEAKESSTRPSLRTLNPRTTLCQNEDEMDPPWFCSTPIQTTEDDAKDDGYEEFRRRLGMELAEPVPCHQRKKGLRSIVRVVVYATPAHDTVLKHCLREKLFEDCEACVIGAPGQRHQDLVAPYRLTQILEHMLQNVSRKNSV
- the LOC142006447 gene encoding uncharacterized protein LOC142006447 isoform X2, coding for MPVSNPHAPLHPSAPPSPSLKNCSATSHCSVPAAWFRFGKFLPNSFRPAPCHRKTFPSGVGVHLGQVRLEGKGVMRPLEGLAPPPIGAQRYPQKEAIFFQERVFQKCANAEREDGHFHHPCQSSDVVHVPTGLRRTWRKRCIRDSCEGEAVAEGSPLAQPLLTDTPEPDPETQPLSRQPDKVDGLSLSTPTEEGGRRLKESDEENGKEAKEARLLLAQPATAD